In Vicia villosa cultivar HV-30 ecotype Madison, WI linkage group LG7, Vvil1.0, whole genome shotgun sequence, the DNA window ataaactcccataaaaaaataccaagaaaactcataaaaaaatgactaacaaatactttgactaataaaaagggaatggaagcttgtaacttcccttgcttaagggatgttcgagtgcttggagctcccttgcttaagggttccattcaggcgtaagttcccaacctctaaaaaacacaaaccaaagagtaacttgagtttcccttgcttaagggatttcctcgaaacactcaaactctctctctcttctctcgctttcttaagggcaccgttatttccgctccattgcatcctaggctgtccccttgtgcaagagcgcgaacgttaacgccgcccaactaaaaaacacaaaaacaaacaaaactatggagccgaactacggcgctctgattcctgaaaaggatacgtaggcatcaagtcgcggggcttgaacgagcacatttgtaaatatttccttcttttccccgtatttctttttgcatgcattcgcatatagacatagacatagtacacaccctttagatagaaacaaacataggtggataccatcgagtacgatgggcgcgaggggtgctaataccttccccttgcgtaaccgactcccgtaccttgattctctggtcgcaagaccctgttccttcctttgttaggttttctgatattcctttcccttatgggataaatatattggtggcgactctgttcatttttcgcgagcgtgcgacagctggcgactctgctggggattacctaagcaagtcgatcctagcctttgtttgttttgttttattgggtgtttatttgttttatgtctatatcttgtatatatctttgcatgtttattttctgctcgcatatcatgtttatttctgtttgcacatcatgcatatggactatattctgtgttccttggggtcttctgttctgttttgcaggtggggggtttgtatgaggtaaaaggcccactacccaggccaagtgacacataggattagcgtggatgctcatgttgactaccgtagcgcttgctatggatgagttcaatatggggtaccacaactgggcgaggttctttcatggaacactgtgtctggcacgcttgttgcctcaaacactttgtaccccatgggaactgtagaccctagtgaccattagggaccacttgtccgtgtctagacttcatacccgtgagattggggtgggacaggaaaccttgactcctacataccattacTTCTTCATACTCGAGGTTGGACTTTTATTTGGTCTATTCtcctggtgcttgatattctggtattccaaaaaggcgtcgaacctttgatcctgtgacatttggcctgtacagaggtttcacatcggttattcagaggattgtgctaTGGCTATTCAGATTATGTGGACCCTTGATCCTatacttttgcattgcataacatcattgctttatccacttcatttgtgggggatcctaaagtctatttccaaaaaaaaagggaaaaaggaaagaaaaaaagaaaaagagaaatagaaaagcaggaaaaaaagaaaaaagaaaagatattctatacaaaaaaaaaggggctttgattccaaaagagaacTAAAAAGCgtgcgaaaagactttaggatctctcataaacgaaacatgcattcacactatcatgcatttcatggttctctcagatacttatgggaccctttctcttcagatttcaagatcaataacggatttgacttctcaccgccacaaagatcaactatggaacaactccgtgaggaaatggatgagatgagggaacaaatgggtcatcttatgttggagatgcaagacttgatccataatcagggtgcactaagagaggaaaacaatcagttgaagactcaattgagcttggtcatggaagttctgaagacagtattaaggaaggaaggtgatgttgttcctgctgctgcaacagaagttgttgattccttcttcccaataggattcctttctactcatggaatgcctcagggagctctccctcaactccatgtgccattacctccatgccaatctgttcttcaaggaggccaaatgtgtgggaaaaagcctaagaaacctcagagaattctcaatcctatcccgatgccttacgctcagttacttccccgtttgctggagcttcGTTTGGTCTTCATCAATAGCGTCAATGTTCAATCCATTGGGGTCCAACCAACGAGCATATTCCCACAAATAGCGTCAATGTTCTTCAAGTCCATTCCACTACTTCTACGAGGTATTATCTATTTTTTGTTTTGCGAGAGTTCTTCACAATTTTGTCCTTTAAAAAAGACATTTCTTTAGATTGAGAAGTATATATATTGTATATAAACTACCATTAAAGTCATTCTCATTATAGCAGAACTGTTTTGCAACTGTTATGTACCAGAACTGGTCTGATTTTCCAATTTGTTAACAGTCCAACTGTTTTGCAAAACTAACCGTCCCAAGCAATTATAAGTTATAACAATTGAAGAGTTGTTTGAACCCTAATAATTTTTTAACAACCTCAACCAACACAATTTTTTGTCATGATTTACCTGATCGaagtttaaaaaaatagtatttattcaCTGGAGTACATGTGCAAGGTAGAAAAAGAAACACCCTCAATTGAATCCTCAAACTTcataaaaagaattaataaaaacaTCACCTTCAAACTGATTAAGTTGACCCAAATTAGTTATACATGGGCTTTGCTATCCTCACTTGTAATTTAGACATTTCCACCCTCccttgtaattttaaaaaaaatcatatatttgtTACATTTTACAAATGACATGTCATTTAAAAATCGACATATTATCAATTTTAAGTGCAAAAATGTTAGAAGAATCAaaactatttgaatttaaaataggagACTAATTCCGTAAATCAACTATAGGGGCGCGTAATTAAGTCTTTTATCtattatatataggtttaatGATAAATCTTCTAAAAACAAAGTATCAAGATAAATCATTTACATCTAAGGCTCTCTTGATTATTTGGCATACTACAGCTTTTCTTGAGTACTCTCTATGTTTGAAACGGTTAGAATATGCTACATTCAACATTACAAGTCTAATGATTGTGCAATAAAAATTTCTTCAAGCTTAATTGGTAGTACTAATAGTATTACATTACATGACAGCAAGTTTCATATGGCCTGTCAGTGTCACAACTCTTCCTTTTGCAGCTTTGAGAAACATTAATGTCTTCATAGGGACAAATAATGGGACATAGTGAACTGTGACAAGGCTATATAAAAGACTGTCTGCAGTCAGAAGTCTACATCATATTGATAAGTATTGGTTCATCACTATGCAAACAATCAATAATACTCCATGACATGAAGAGCAAAGGTTCCAGAGGGGACCAAATAAAAACCATGAAAAGTAGTGATCATGTCACCAAAATGGAAAGCATGCTTCAGTGGATGATGGTCCTCGTTTTTACTTTTTATGACTTGTTCATATCTTCTTTCATGTTTATTCAATGATTTCATACTTATTTATCATCATCATGTATTTccaaatgaatgaatgaatgaagattaataattataatattttgtatAGAAGAAACACTTCATTATGGATTTATTATCCATAAGTATTCTAGCATAAGACAAGGAGATTCAACCTAATCTAAACTTGAGATATCATATCATATTTGAATATTTCCAAATGAAATGGAATTTCACTACAAAGCAGGTAAGCTGAACTAACATGGTAATACTGAGCAGCTGCTGCAAAAATAACTGATTATGGAAAATACAATAAAAAGCAGATTGTGGAACCCAAATTAAAAGAACTCAAAATCCAGATATTTACCCCCAGGCTTCATTTCATTGTTACCTGACATCCTCTTACTAGTACTGCCAAACCCAACAGCATCAATTGCTGGTCCAACCTTCATTGGTGGTGGCGGTGGCGGTTCGTTTTCCACTGGTCTTGGTACTTCTGGTGGTGTGCTGCACCTAATCAACGCCCAGTTCACGCCTTCAAAGAAAGGATGCTGCTTGATCTCAGTTGCACCTCTTTTAACTCCGAGACGATGCTGTGGCTCCTTCACCAGCAAGCCGCGGATCAGATCCCTGCTAGCATAACTGGTTGCGGGAGACTCGGGAAATTTGAGCTGCTGACCTACTACATTGAAAAGCGTAGCACGGTTTCCTGACCCTTTGAAAGGGGTTTTGCCATATAATAATTCGTGCAAGAATATTCCAAATGTCCACCAATCAACTGCACTTCCATGACCTTCCCCTTTGATAATTTCAGGAGCAAGATATTCGTGGGTACCGACAAAGGACATAGATCGAGCAGCAGTAGGCTCAGCTACAAGCTCGGGAAGTCTGCTGGAAGGAAACCCGGGTTCAGCTCTTGGCTTTCTTGATTTCTTGTTTTTCTGAGGAAAGAGACGAGGAATAAAACACGCAGGCTGTATGCATACTGACGAAGGCTCAATACAAGCAGGTTGAACACAGAATGCACCACCAGCCCGTTTTGAAGGGTCACCGTCAAAAGCTCTAATAAGTGTT includes these proteins:
- the LOC131616092 gene encoding serine/threonine-protein kinase D6PKL2-like, with product MSHFRLLKRLGCGDIGSVYLSELSGTRCYFAMKVMDKASLASRKKLTRAQTEREILQLLDHPFLPTLYTHFETDRFSCLVMEYCPGGDLHTLRQRQPGKHFSEYAARFYAAEVLLALEYLHMLGVVYRDLKPENVLVRDDGHIMLSDFDLSLRCTVLPTLIRAFDGDPSKRAGGAFCVQPACIEPSSVCIQPACFIPRLFPQKNKKSRKPRAEPGFPSSRLPELVAEPTAARSMSFVGTHEYLAPEIIKGEGHGSAVDWWTFGIFLHELLYGKTPFKGSGNRATLFNVVGQQLKFPESPATSYASRDLIRGLLVKEPQHRLGVKRGATEIKQHPFFEGVNWALIRCSTPPEVPRPVENEPPPPPPMKVGPAIDAVGFGSTSKRMSGNNEMKPGGKYLDFEFF